From the Helicobacter mustelae genome, the window ATCCAGAGCAAGGTTCTTTTTGTTTTCTTCGACATTTCTATAAGCATCATTGAGCGCGCTCATCAAAAGAATCTGCAAAGATTCCTTATCTTCTAGCAGGCTATCATCAATGCTTAGATCAATGAGCTCTCCTGCGCCATTGATGCTCACACTCACAAGTCCGCCGCCACTTTTTGCAGTGAAAACATTGGACTTTGCCTTTTCTTGGAGATCACCCA encodes:
- a CDS encoding YbaB/EbfC family nucleoid-associated protein; amino-acid sequence: MFDAKGLQDLLGNMQKSVGDLQEKAKSNVFTAKSGGGLVSVSINGAGELIDLSIDDSLLEDKESLQILLMSALNDAYRNVEENKKNLALDLFGGMKLS